Proteins encoded within one genomic window of Oncorhynchus masou masou isolate Uvic2021 chromosome 1, UVic_Omas_1.1, whole genome shotgun sequence:
- the LOC135504353 gene encoding insulin gene enhancer protein ISL-3 produces MVDIIFNSSFLGDMGDHSKKKSGFAMCVGCGSQIHDQYILRVSPDLEWHAACLKCAECSQYLDETCTCFVRDGKTYCKRDYVRLFGIKCAKCNLGFSSSDLVMRARDNVYHIECFRCSVCSRQLLPGDEFSLRDEELLCRADHSLLMERSSAGSPISPGHIHSNRSLHLAAEPVTVRAPHRNHVHKQSEKTTRVRTVLNEKQLHTLRTCYNANPRPDALMKEQLVEMTGLSPRVIRVWFQNKRCKDKKRSILMKQLQQQQHSDKTVSIFSLQGLTGTPLVARSPIRHDNTVQGNSVEVQTYQPPWKALSEFALQSDLDQPAFQQLVSFSESGSLGNSSGSDVTSLSSHLPDTPNSMVPSPVET; encoded by the exons ATGGTGGATATTATTTTCAACTCTTCTTTCTTGGGTGATATGGGGGATCATTCCAAAA AGAAGTCCGGATTCGCGATGTGTGTAGGCTGTGGAAGTCAGATACATGACCAGTACATTCTGAGAGTTTCCCCAGACCTGGAGTGGCATGCAGCCTGCCTGAAGTGTGCAGAGTGCAGCCAGTACCTGGATGAGACATGCACTTGCTTCGTACGGGACGGAAAAACCTATTGCAAAAGAGATTATGTAAG GTTATTTGGAATAAAATGTGCAAAATGTAACCTGGGATTCAGCAGCAGTGATTTGGTGATGCGAGCCCGGGACAACGTGTACCACATCGAGTGTTTCAGATGTTCCGTGTGTAGTAGGCAGCTCTTGCCGGGGGATGAGTTCTCTCTCCGGGACGAGGAGCTGCTGTGTCGGGCGGACCACAGTTTACTAATGGAGCGGAGCTCTGCCGGAAGCCCAATCAGCCCCGGACATATCCACTCCAACAGATCACTACACTTAGCAG CAGAGCCGGTGACAGTACGGGCACCACACCGAAACCACGTCCACAAGCAGTCAGAGAAGACAACACGAGTGCGAACCGTTTTGAACGAGAAGCAGCTCCACACGTTACGGACCTGCTACAACGCCAATCCGCGGCCAGATGCGCTAATGAAGGAACAACTGGTGGAAATGACCGGCCTCAGCCCAAGGGTTATTCGAGTTTGGTTCCAGAATAAAAGATGCAAAGACAAAAAGAGATCTATTCTCATGAAGCAACTTCAGCAGCAGCAACACAGTGATAAGACTGTAAGCATCTTC AGTCTACAGGGGCTCACAGGTACGCCTCTGGTTGCCAGAAGCCCTATCAGGCACGACAACACGGTGCAGGGTAACTCGGTGGAGGTGCAGACCTACCAGCCGCCCTGGAAGGCCCTCAGCGAGTTCGCCCTGCAGAGTGATTTGGACCAGCCGGCCTTTCAACAACTg GTGTCTTTCTCGGAATCGGGTTCATTGGGAAACTCCTCCGGCAGCGACGTGACTTCTCTGTCATCGCACTTACCCGACACCCCGAACAGCATGGTACCCAGTCCCGTGGAGACGTGA